The proteins below are encoded in one region of Segatella copri:
- a CDS encoding DUF4458 domain-containing protein: MNRMKIFSKALLLLLVSLLTFAATSCSDDETGGWDGTYGYVQFKLSKKVSSRATRATALDKLEKLDDAKKIKVVMEHNGTTVSQTLVLNSYNSENAEYGLRSEKLQLASGTYTVIGFYLYDAVDEELLASSAGETFTVVGGGLEVQNLMVETVERGKVKFNLVKEWEKTRAGGTEYLFSNIRLVDVSVTNLFTRETYTFPELKVKYKESSEEHQNPDNENDKYMDTGTAYCDSTVWLPAGTYQVTSYTTYGKTGAVKTKYETQPVKGEAFIIEDNQLNDKAQVPILLSKTKEYIKDYEALKAIWESLQGKEWSFYGDATFKGANWNFNKELDMWGEQPGVTLNSNGRVIGLIIAGFGAKGIVPDAIGQLTELQVLNLGSHDEKIGANIFNDYDANSLTAAKKSSMRHDYENKFLKYDPRANMSEMIVKSYNSDPKVAPKNRIKKDSRINLKDAQIGTLTNRISGISKAIYRLTKLQQFYIGNSSITSDEVCAKFYNADDPVYGKFAQEFKDEDWDKMENLTDIELYNCPKISRIPDFYYNLPKLQAMNLARCKGISANQLRNDWTRLANEKTGKTLQILYMSYNNLEEFPESSALSKMVNLGLLDLAYNNIKKLHPFGSEVALSSLYLNNNQIEEIPANLCAFTDDVESLTFAHNKLKKIPNIFDASSVREMGSVDFSYNEITGVDKSHGTYKGINAASVSLSNNKIEKFPSELFTAGSPITTIDLSANQMRTIPKGSIKGKKAYLLQVIDLRFNKLTSLSDDFRSTTLPYITNMDLSYNCFTEVPTQPLNSAVLRAFAINHQRDENNDQRCLRTWPTGITTCPSLIQFQIGSNDIRKVEETLTSHLYILNIADNPNISIDVTSVCPYIKAGMYKLFYDKNQDIRGCDALDLEN; the protein is encoded by the coding sequence ATGAACAGGATGAAAATATTTTCAAAGGCACTCTTGTTGCTCTTGGTCTCTCTCCTGACCTTTGCAGCAACAAGTTGCTCGGATGATGAAACCGGAGGCTGGGACGGCACATACGGATATGTGCAGTTCAAGCTCAGCAAGAAGGTTTCTTCTAGAGCTACCCGTGCTACTGCCCTTGACAAACTTGAAAAACTGGATGATGCCAAGAAAATTAAGGTGGTCATGGAGCACAATGGTACAACTGTGTCTCAGACACTGGTGCTCAATTCTTATAATTCAGAGAATGCTGAGTATGGTCTGAGAAGTGAAAAACTGCAACTCGCTTCGGGTACTTACACCGTCATCGGTTTCTATCTCTATGATGCTGTAGACGAGGAGTTGCTGGCTTCTTCTGCCGGCGAAACATTTACTGTAGTAGGTGGCGGTCTGGAAGTACAGAACCTCATGGTGGAGACTGTGGAGCGTGGTAAGGTGAAGTTCAATCTCGTGAAGGAGTGGGAGAAGACCCGTGCCGGTGGTACTGAGTATCTCTTCTCTAACATCCGTCTCGTTGACGTCAGCGTAACCAACCTCTTTACCCGTGAGACCTATACCTTCCCTGAACTGAAGGTGAAATATAAGGAGTCTAGCGAAGAGCATCAGAATCCAGACAATGAGAACGATAAGTATATGGACACAGGGACAGCTTACTGCGATTCTACCGTATGGCTGCCTGCCGGTACTTATCAGGTTACCTCATATACCACCTACGGCAAGACAGGTGCGGTGAAGACCAAGTATGAGACTCAGCCTGTAAAGGGCGAGGCTTTCATTATAGAGGACAATCAGCTCAATGATAAAGCGCAGGTGCCTATCCTCCTTTCTAAGACAAAGGAGTATATCAAGGACTATGAGGCTTTGAAGGCAATCTGGGAATCTCTCCAGGGTAAGGAGTGGAGCTTCTATGGCGATGCTACCTTCAAGGGAGCAAACTGGAACTTCAACAAGGAACTCGATATGTGGGGCGAACAGCCGGGCGTAACGCTCAACAGCAACGGCCGTGTCATCGGTCTCATCATCGCCGGTTTCGGTGCAAAGGGAATCGTACCTGATGCCATCGGACAGCTGACAGAACTCCAGGTGCTCAACCTCGGTTCTCACGATGAGAAGATTGGTGCCAACATTTTCAATGATTACGATGCAAACAGTCTGACTGCTGCAAAGAAGAGCAGCATGCGTCACGACTATGAGAATAAGTTCCTGAAGTATGACCCACGTGCCAACATGTCGGAGATGATTGTAAAAAGCTACAACTCTGATCCTAAGGTGGCACCGAAGAACAGAATCAAGAAGGACAGCCGCATCAACCTGAAGGATGCGCAGATCGGTACATTGACCAACCGCATTAGCGGTATTTCAAAGGCTATCTACCGTCTGACTAAGTTGCAGCAGTTCTATATCGGTAACTCTTCTATCACATCCGATGAGGTTTGTGCGAAGTTCTACAATGCTGACGATCCTGTTTATGGTAAGTTTGCACAGGAGTTTAAGGATGAGGATTGGGACAAGATGGAAAACCTGACCGATATCGAGCTTTACAACTGTCCGAAGATCAGTCGCATTCCAGACTTCTACTATAATCTCCCTAAATTGCAGGCGATGAACCTGGCACGATGCAAGGGTATCTCAGCCAACCAGTTGAGAAACGACTGGACTCGTCTGGCTAACGAGAAGACCGGCAAGACGCTTCAGATTCTCTATATGAGTTACAACAACCTGGAGGAGTTCCCTGAGTCATCAGCCTTGAGCAAGATGGTGAACCTCGGTCTGCTCGACTTGGCTTACAACAACATCAAGAAGTTGCATCCGTTCGGTTCTGAGGTAGCTCTTTCTTCTCTCTATCTGAACAACAACCAGATTGAAGAGATTCCTGCTAATCTCTGTGCCTTTACAGATGATGTAGAGAGTCTGACCTTCGCTCATAACAAACTGAAGAAGATTCCGAATATCTTCGATGCAAGTTCGGTTCGCGAGATGGGTTCTGTAGACTTCTCTTACAACGAGATTACAGGTGTAGATAAGAGTCATGGAACCTACAAGGGTATCAATGCAGCTTCAGTCAGTCTGTCAAACAATAAGATAGAGAAGTTCCCTTCTGAGTTGTTTACAGCCGGTTCGCCAATCACAACCATCGATTTGAGCGCCAACCAGATGCGTACCATTCCTAAGGGTTCCATCAAGGGCAAGAAGGCTTATCTTCTGCAGGTCATCGACCTCCGATTCAACAAGCTGACATCCCTCTCTGATGACTTCCGCTCAACCACATTGCCATACATTACCAATATGGACTTGAGCTACAACTGCTTCACCGAGGTGCCAACCCAGCCATTGAACAGTGCCGTGCTCCGTGCCTTTGCCATCAACCACCAGCGTGATGAGAATAACGACCAGCGTTGCCTGCGTACATGGCCTACAGGAATCACAACCTGTCCGAGTCTGATCCAGTTCCAGATTGGTTCCAACGATATCCGTAAGGTAGAAGAGACACTGACCTCTCACCTTTATATCCTGAATATCGCAGACAACCCTAACATCTCTATCGATGTAACCAGCGTCTGCCCATACATCAAGGCAGGTATGTATAAGCTGTTCTACGACAAGAATCAGGACATCCGCGGTTGCGATGCTTTGGATCTCGAAAATTAA
- a CDS encoding BACON domain-containing protein, whose product MKYMNKLTLGIVLAAGLFTACSDKDDVDIPGGLALDKKVIAVDPQGGTEQIAIAASQDWVANTSEPWLMLSPANGVGSVEGTIKVDSTLSNTLRSTEISFQGANGQSRTLTITQFGYGKQIFLKDPVVEIENSDTYDNRAFESLISANVECKIGKIEYSFEGDMTDAEKTENESEREGWLLNSKDEDKLKGTNLGIVLDRKYRPRTVNFKFRWAMNVVPAVRVAKVHLVPVKAEDKLVDADGNPTADVILTVRQKAAPKIEDNHAGDSLSVIMINQKLGSIATFDSSDNMRNWSGVTLWEATDAFVKTHPEALGRVRSVKFSMFNLKSGETLPKEVGNLKFLESFSVAANENNQIREVKLGDEICSLKYLKNLTVQAYGLTQLPSNFAKLGSSLETLNLVSNNFNKLSDITNIVNEKNFPKLRNLILYAQRRTDVVTNIASLGEKNASGVYVYNNYPIGLYGKVNAGSADRQALLKLLTWDKLNTLELSYCFLEGELPTDEEMTEALEAAGKATRYSESDFSTNKKDYLDKLVGDTCKWLLSRWDNPVTCKHKDGSVVSEEVCPNQVPRVLPNCRQLSLNLNFFTGKVPNWILFHPHLVEWNAPTMIFNQQPKGKNSDGAAVGFSNMTEDSYSYDYYYGTSDPGSQWEVRGVAYPLYYRKYVAAGDINEAALMAKYRRTKKK is encoded by the coding sequence ATGAAATATATGAATAAACTGACATTAGGTATCGTTCTCGCTGCCGGGCTTTTCACAGCCTGCAGCGATAAGGATGATGTCGATATCCCAGGAGGTCTGGCTCTCGATAAAAAGGTGATAGCAGTAGACCCTCAGGGAGGAACAGAGCAGATTGCCATCGCTGCCTCACAGGACTGGGTGGCAAATACCTCTGAGCCTTGGCTGATGCTTTCGCCTGCCAACGGCGTGGGTTCTGTAGAGGGTACCATCAAGGTGGATTCTACTCTTTCCAACACGCTTCGCAGCACAGAAATCAGTTTCCAGGGTGCCAACGGACAGAGCCGCACACTTACCATCACCCAGTTCGGTTATGGCAAGCAGATATTCCTGAAGGATCCTGTTGTAGAAATCGAAAACTCCGATACTTACGATAACCGTGCTTTCGAGAGTCTCATTTCTGCCAACGTGGAATGCAAAATCGGTAAGATAGAGTATTCCTTCGAGGGTGATATGACTGATGCCGAGAAGACAGAAAACGAGAGCGAGCGTGAAGGCTGGCTCCTGAACAGCAAGGATGAAGATAAGCTGAAAGGTACTAACCTGGGTATCGTGCTGGATAGAAAGTACCGTCCTCGCACCGTGAACTTCAAGTTCCGCTGGGCGATGAACGTGGTTCCTGCCGTTCGTGTGGCTAAGGTTCACTTAGTACCGGTAAAAGCTGAAGATAAACTGGTGGATGCAGATGGTAATCCTACAGCTGATGTCATCCTGACCGTTCGTCAGAAGGCAGCACCAAAGATTGAGGACAACCATGCCGGTGACTCTCTCTCTGTCATCATGATCAACCAGAAACTGGGTAGCATTGCTACCTTCGATTCCAGCGATAACATGCGCAACTGGAGCGGCGTAACGCTCTGGGAAGCTACTGATGCTTTCGTGAAAACTCATCCTGAGGCTTTAGGACGTGTACGTTCTGTCAAGTTCAGCATGTTCAACCTCAAAAGTGGCGAAACTCTTCCTAAGGAAGTGGGCAACCTCAAGTTCCTGGAGTCATTCTCTGTTGCAGCTAACGAGAACAACCAGATTCGTGAGGTGAAGCTCGGTGATGAAATCTGCTCGCTGAAGTATCTGAAGAATCTTACCGTTCAGGCTTACGGTCTGACTCAGTTGCCTTCTAACTTTGCTAAACTGGGTAGCAGCCTTGAAACGCTCAATCTGGTAAGTAACAACTTCAACAAGTTGTCGGATATCACCAATATCGTCAACGAGAAGAACTTCCCTAAGTTGCGTAACCTCATTCTCTACGCACAGCGCCGTACGGATGTTGTCACCAACATCGCTTCGCTGGGCGAAAAGAATGCATCAGGCGTCTATGTTTATAATAACTATCCTATCGGACTGTATGGTAAGGTAAATGCCGGATCCGCAGACCGTCAGGCGCTTCTCAAGCTCCTGACATGGGATAAGTTGAATACACTGGAGTTGTCTTACTGCTTCCTGGAGGGTGAACTTCCTACCGATGAAGAGATGACTGAGGCACTGGAGGCTGCCGGCAAGGCTACCCGATACAGCGAGTCTGACTTCTCTACCAACAAGAAAGATTATCTCGACAAGCTGGTAGGTGATACCTGTAAATGGTTGCTCTCACGCTGGGATAATCCTGTAACCTGCAAACACAAGGATGGTTCTGTAGTTAGTGAGGAGGTTTGTCCTAATCAGGTGCCACGTGTATTGCCAAACTGCCGTCAGTTGTCACTCAACCTGAACTTCTTTACAGGAAAGGTGCCAAACTGGATTCTTTTCCATCCACACCTGGTAGAATGGAATGCACCTACGATGATCTTCAACCAGCAGCCTAAGGGTAAGAATAGCGATGGCGCTGCCGTTGGTTTCTCTAATATGACAGAAGACAGCTATAGCTATGACTACTATTACGGAACCAGCGACCCAGGCAGCCAGTGGGAGGTTCGAGGTGTAGCTTATCCGCTCTACTACCGCAAATACGTGGCAGCAGGCGATATTAATGAAGCTGCGCTGATGGCAAAGTACAGGAGAACTAAGAAAAAGTAA